Proteins encoded together in one Nocardioides marinisabuli window:
- a CDS encoding class II glutamine amidotransferase, protein MCRVLAYIGPETPLESLLLRPENSLINQSLDPERHPELQLAGWGFGAWSEHLLKPEKPFIYRRPMAAFYDDNADRIIPSLQASTMLAHVRAAAYNSRTVLADENCHPFSVEGTPWTLAQNGDLPNWVLLQRELLEHCEDKYLKQMRGTTDTEFLYVLLLSLMEGDSDEEVQRAIEEMLQLIARAMKQLDLAGLTKLKLALVSPNRIIGVNVGLGHQGETNPVGDWRELREAGPGTSDFALSMLLEPMYLQLGRNFQHDETSYDFEVRSEEEATAAIFASEPLTDSDDGWSHLEFGEIVFLENRGERVTKTVRTLKV, encoded by the coding sequence ATGTGCCGAGTACTCGCCTACATCGGACCGGAGACACCTCTGGAGAGCCTGCTGCTCAGGCCGGAGAACAGCCTGATCAACCAGTCCCTCGACCCGGAGCGTCACCCGGAGCTCCAGCTGGCAGGGTGGGGGTTCGGGGCCTGGAGCGAGCACCTGCTCAAGCCGGAAAAGCCCTTCATCTACCGCCGGCCGATGGCTGCCTTCTACGACGACAACGCCGACCGCATCATCCCCAGCCTCCAGGCCAGCACGATGCTCGCTCATGTCCGAGCAGCCGCCTACAACTCGAGGACCGTGCTGGCCGACGAGAACTGCCACCCCTTCTCCGTCGAGGGGACCCCATGGACTCTCGCCCAGAACGGTGACCTGCCGAACTGGGTGCTGCTCCAGCGGGAGCTGCTGGAGCACTGTGAGGACAAGTACCTGAAGCAGATGCGGGGCACTACTGACACGGAGTTTCTCTACGTGCTCCTGCTCTCCCTGATGGAGGGCGACAGCGACGAGGAGGTCCAACGTGCGATCGAGGAGATGCTCCAGCTCATCGCCCGAGCGATGAAGCAGCTCGACCTCGCGGGCCTGACCAAGTTGAAGCTGGCCCTGGTGTCGCCGAACCGGATCATCGGCGTCAATGTCGGCCTCGGACACCAGGGCGAGACCAACCCGGTCGGGGACTGGAGAGAGCTGCGCGAAGCCGGCCCGGGCACGAGCGACTTCGCTCTCTCGATGCTCTTGGAGCCGATGTACCTGCAGCTGGGTCGCAACTTCCAGCACGACGAGACGTCGTACGACTTCGAGGTGCGTTCCGAGGAGGAGGCGACGGCCGCCATCTTCGCCTCCGAGCCCCTGACGGACAGTGACGACGGCTGGTCGCACCTCGAGTTCGGCGAGATCGTTTTCCTGGAGAACCGGGGCGAGCGCGTCACCAAAACCGTCAGGACGTTGAAGGTGTAG
- the gndA gene encoding NADP-dependent phosphogluconate dehydrogenase, with amino-acid sequence MGSNLARNLASREGITVAVHNRTTAKTDALVEEHPEAGFVAAETLDDFVASLATPRTAIIMVQAGAGTDAVIEQLAERFEEGDIIVDGGNADFHDTIRREEELRERGIHFVGCGISGGEEGALNGPSLMPGGSKEAWEAIAPALRSIAAVAQDEPCVTHVGSDGAGHFVKMVHNGIEYADMQLIAESYDLLRRIGGHDPASLADVYAEWNEGDLESYLIEITAEVLRQADAETGEPLVDAILDQAGSKGTGVWTVQNATGLGVPTTAIGEAVFARALSSSAEHRDAVRQTFTDRPDLPEAPEGFEDDVRSALYTSKVVAYAQGFDLIRAGAEEHGWDIDLGAVARIWRGGCIIRARFLDRIAEAYDDDPSLVTLLAHPYFADAVRDGEAAWRRVVALAVTAGVPVPAFGSALASYDALASERLPAALIQAQRDFFGAHTYRRTDRDGVFHTLWSGDRSEVSAD; translated from the coding sequence ATGGGCTCCAACCTCGCCCGCAACCTGGCCTCCCGCGAGGGCATCACGGTCGCGGTCCACAACCGCACCACCGCGAAGACCGACGCCCTGGTCGAGGAGCACCCCGAGGCGGGCTTCGTGGCCGCCGAGACCCTCGACGACTTCGTCGCCTCCCTGGCCACGCCCCGTACGGCGATCATCATGGTGCAGGCGGGCGCCGGCACCGACGCCGTCATCGAGCAGCTCGCGGAGCGCTTCGAGGAGGGCGACATCATCGTCGACGGCGGCAACGCCGACTTCCACGACACGATCCGCCGCGAGGAGGAGCTGCGCGAGCGCGGCATCCACTTCGTGGGCTGCGGCATCTCCGGCGGCGAGGAGGGCGCGCTCAACGGCCCCTCCCTGATGCCCGGTGGGTCGAAGGAGGCCTGGGAGGCCATCGCGCCCGCGCTGCGCTCGATCGCCGCCGTGGCGCAGGACGAGCCCTGCGTCACCCACGTCGGCAGCGACGGCGCCGGCCACTTCGTGAAGATGGTCCACAACGGCATCGAGTACGCCGACATGCAGCTGATCGCCGAGTCCTACGACCTGCTGCGCCGCATCGGCGGGCACGACCCCGCCTCGCTCGCCGACGTGTACGCCGAGTGGAACGAGGGCGACCTCGAGTCCTACCTGATCGAGATCACCGCCGAGGTGCTGCGCCAGGCGGACGCCGAGACCGGCGAGCCGTTGGTCGACGCGATCCTCGACCAGGCCGGCTCCAAGGGCACCGGTGTCTGGACGGTGCAGAACGCCACCGGTCTCGGCGTGCCGACCACCGCGATCGGTGAGGCCGTCTTCGCGCGGGCCCTGTCGTCGTCCGCCGAGCACCGCGACGCGGTCCGCCAGACCTTCACCGACCGCCCCGACCTCCCGGAGGCACCCGAGGGGTTCGAGGACGACGTCCGCTCGGCGCTCTACACCTCCAAGGTGGTCGCCTACGCCCAGGGCTTCGACCTGATCAGGGCCGGGGCCGAGGAGCACGGCTGGGACATCGACCTCGGCGCGGTCGCCCGCATCTGGCGCGGCGGGTGCATCATCCGGGCCCGGTTCCTCGACCGGATCGCCGAGGCCTACGACGACGACCCGTCGCTGGTCACCCTGCTCGCCCACCCCTACTTCGCCGACGCCGTGCGCGACGGCGAGGCCGCCTGGCGCCGCGTCGTCGCGCTCGCCGTCACCGCAGGCGTCCCCGTGCCCGCGTTCGGCTCCGCGCTGGCGTCGTACGACGCGCTGGCCTCCGAGCGGCTGCCCGCGGC